The window TTGGGCTGGGCTCTATTGGGCGGCAGCCCAGCGTGCCGTCCAATATCGACTGCAGATCGGTACCGAATGTGGAAGCGGTGCAGAATACATCACGAATGAGGGGTGGTTTCCGTATACGAATTTAGATTCTGGGGAAACCTACTATTGGCGGTTATGCGCTCGCAGCCTCTGCAGTGACTGGGGGGAGTATTCGGAGTGCCGCTCCTTCATTGCCAGTCCGGCGGCGCTGGCGGCACCGCATCTCTGTTCCCCGGAGAGCGGATCGATTTGTGTTCCCGTCTCAGGCGTTCTAGAATGGCTGCCGGTCACGGGCGCGACCTCCTATGTCGTACAGCTTGATCCAGAATGTGGCGGCGGAGAACAGGTTGAGGTTACCTCTTCTCAATTTGCCTATGAGGGACTTGATCCAGGCGTCAATTATCACTGGCGGGTGAAAGCTCTGAACGAGTGCGAGACTCCCGGTGCATTTTCAGCTTGTGATGTCTTTATGACGGATGTCCAAGATATCGATCCGCCGGTACTGCTGAGTCCGGCGGATGGAGCCGGTTCAATGGGGACGTCTTGGGTTTTGAGCTGGGAGCCGGTGGAGCATGCTAGCGGGTACCGCATTCAGATCGGGAAGGCCTGCGGTCAGGGGGAGGAGGTCCAGATTTCGGGGACCGAGTACAAGTACCGGTTCTTGGAGCCGTCGACGACCTACTACTGGCGTGTCTGCGCCCTGACGCCCTGCGGCAACGTGGGAGACTATTCCGGCTGCTTCACATTTGCGACAACCTCGGATCCGAAGGGCATCCTCAACATTAGCGAACTGGGACCGAATCCGGTCTGTAATGACCTGAAGTTAGAGGTGTACTCGGGCGCGGTTCAAAATCTCGGCGTCTACGTCTATGACACGACCGGCCGGCTTGTGCGCGTCGTAGCACACGGCCTTTTCGACGGCGGGCCGCATCGGTTTACCTGGGATCGGTGCCATGATAACGGTGAGGAGCTGCCCAGCGGGGTCTATTTTGTCGTTGCCAGGGCAGGGAAGGCGCAGGTGGGGAGGCGGGTGGTGTTGCTGCGGTGATGGCATCAGGCCGGTTATTCGCAGGAAGATGAGCAGTCTTTGACCTCTGGGCAAAAGGCTCTATAATTCAAGGTCCAGAACGGACCGGCGGACCAGGGGCCATTGATTGGAGCGGAATAGGGCACAGTAGAAGGCCATGCGGATGAAACTCTTTAAAGAGCAGGAAATTGAGCGGGCCAAGGTCGAACGCATCAGAATTGAGATTCTGCGCCGGATGACTCCCCAGCGGCGCCTCGAAATCGCCCTCGGCATGAACCGCGCCGCCTGGGCGTTAAAAGAAGCCTGGCTGCGAGAAATCCATCCCGAATGGGATGAAGATCAGATCCAAAAGGCGGTCCGGGAGGCTTTCTTATATGCGCAATGTTGAAGATCTGCTGCTGATTCCCAATCGTCTCAATGATGCTCACAATGAGTGGCGGAAATTTATCGATAAGACCTCCTAGATTTGGATGGGACATGAAATTACTAAGCTTTGACATTGAGATCTCGGATATCTTCGAGCTGCAGAGGCATGAAGATATGGAGAAGTATGCGCCCTTTCACATTTCGGTGGCGGCGACGGCGATAATGGGCGGTGAGGAAAGGATCTGGTATTCGAAGGATGGGGAGGGGCGCCCGGCGCTGAATCTGACGCGGGAACGGGCGCATGAGCTGCTCGAGTATCTCGATGAGATGCAGCAAAAGGAGTTCATGGTCTGCGCCTGGAATGGCCTGAGCTTCGATCTGAAATGGATCGGGCATCAAGCCGAGGACATGGCCCTTGCCGCGCGGATCGCCCTGAAGAGTTATGATCCCATGTTCCAGTTTTTCAACCTGGCCGGTTTTCCGGTGGGGCTGGCGAAAGTGGCCGAGGGGATGAACATTGCACAAGAGAAACTCATGGACGGCGCCGACGCGCCCAAGCGATGGCGCGCGGGACATCATCAGGAGGTGATGGACTACTGCCTCGGTGATTGCCAAATGACCAACCTCATCGTTCAGGCGATCGTGGAGGCTCGGCAGATCCGATGGGTGACGAGCCGGGGTGACGTCAGTTCCAAGCCGATGCCGCGGCTCAAATCGGTCGAGGAGGTTATTCAAGATCCGGAGCCCGATCAATCCTGGATGTCTCAGCCGATTCCGAAGGCAAAGTTCTATGAGTGGATTCCGTAGCCGGTGATCGGTGCCGGCGTTCCGTCTCAGATCAAGTTGTGTTTTTGTTGAAGGTAGGCATAAGTAATATTAGAAACCTCGCGGATCACATTACCTCTGCTTTTAATCCAACGGGTTAGGTTGTTCGTTCTCGTTCTCTTTTCAATGATCCCGATCAATGAATAGGGATATTCTTTGCCGTTCCTTCCTTTTGCGATGAGAACACCCATGTTTCCGCAAAGGCGCGCCGTTGTTCCGGTTTTATCGTAGACATGGGTGCCGATAGGAACCTTTCGGGCGCCGGTGTATATCCGGTCCTTGTTCGGCAGCAGCATTAATCTTTTCAGCTCGGTAGAGTACGGAAAGCTATTCTGCCAGAGGGCAAAGAGAAATCGGCTGTAATCATGGGCTGAGGCCATGTTCCTGTACGTGGATCCTTCGGCGGGGATGCGTTCCACTATTCTCGTTTGCTGGAATATGCCGGGCGCTTTTGCTTTAAGAATGGCTTCCGTTTCCTGGGGACCACGCCCGCGGCCCTTGTTGCTGAGAATATCGAGCACCTGATTGGTCGCGCTGTTGTTGCTGTGCTGAATCATATTCCGCATTCTATTTTGCATCCTTGAATTATACGGATAGCGTTTCCGGTCCTCGCTCGCTTTGTAGAAGTAGGCCAAAGCGACAAAAGGCTTGATCATGCTCGCCGCCTGCCGGGGGACATCTTCATTAATCGAGACGAGTTTCTTGGACTTCGTGAAGTCATAGATCGACCAGGATGTTTCCTCGTCGCTGGTGATGGCCGATCGGGCCCGCTGCTTTTTTATGTAACTCTCAATTTGGTATTCGAGATCTGCATCGGTATGCCCTTGGCCGAAGACATCAGAAATAGAACAGAGGGAAAGCGCCAGAGCCGGCGGCACGATCGCCAGGAACTCCAAAAAAGTCCGGCGGGGGAGAGTGCTTGCTGGAGTGATATTCTTCGAGTTGTCAGGAGCTGACATGCCGATGTCCCGTTCTGGTTCCAAAAATTCATACCGATGAAGTGGGAATGGATTCCTCATCTCCTGATTATGTCCGCTATTCCTGTCAGAATAAATCAAAGAATTCCAGCAATAGAAATTTGTTCAGCCGCTCGGTATTCTTTGACCTCAGGACGAGAACTTCCATATTCTAGTGGTTGTAACGGAAGAAATAATTCGACGGAAGGAAGGGTCCGAACTTCGATCGATAGGCCACTGTAGACGCTCATGAATCGTAGTAGAAACTCCACGCGATTTTTCCCGCCTTTGGCCCCATCGGGGCCGCCATCATGCTCCTGATACTATCAAGCGGGCCGGGCCGCTCCAGCGAGGTGGTCTCAGATGGCCAGCGCGCTGAGATCGCGGCCGTCATGAATGCCCTGGCCGCCAATGGACAGTTCTCGGGGACGGTGCTCGTGTCGGTGGGAGGTGAGCCGATCACTACTTTGCTTGTCTATCAATTGGAGGAACCCGGCAAGCTGACTCTCGAAGACAAGTTGTCCGACTGGCTGCAGGAATTCCCAACAAAAAATATGGCTACTTCCTGCTGGGTTTGATCATTGAACGCGCCGGCGGCGCCAGCTATGCCGAACAGCTTCAGGATCGGATTTGCGCACCGGCCGGCATGACGCATACGCGGGGCGACGATAACGATGCGTTCCGGCGCCTACATGCAGTCGCAAATAATCCCAACTCATGTTATAATCTTCAAATGTGCGTTGTTTATGAAGTCACTGCACTTTAGGTCTATTGGGCATGCATTTCGTTTTGACAGCGATGGAGGTTTTATCGATCATCTGACCGAGTTTATTCAGATTAGACCCGACAAAACGGTTCTCGACCTGCTGAATGAAGTCTATTTCATGGTCAGCAGCGAGGTTTTGGCATTAACTTATTTGAGGGATTGGATGATTCGCGACGCTTCTACCGGTCAGAATGTGGTGGTCTACGAGGTCGCCGATCGCATTCCGGCCCACCATGTCTTTTCACCCGGTTCGAAATGGGAGGTGATTCCTTTAGACTCGCCCTATGTTCCTGAGACGCCGCAGTCGGAACCCGATAGCTAGCTAGTATGCCAAATTTAAACGGAACCAGATGATGAACTCCACTTCTTCCGTCTACGTCACGACCAATGGCTGCCCTGAGAATCGTATCGACTCTGCCAGGTTGGTCGAGTTCTTCAAGCGGAACGGATGGATTATCACAGACAATCTTCAGCAGGCGGATTTTATCTTTTTCAATGCCTGTGGACTCACCCAAGAGGCTGAGGAATACTCCATAAAAATAATCAAGTATTTGCAGGACAAGAAAAGGCCATCCGCGGAGCTGTTTGTATGGGGCTGTCTGCCCAAGATCAACGAAAGCCGGGTCCGTGAGGTTTACCAGGGAATCACCTTTGGTTCGGATGACTTGACAAAACTTGACGAATTGTTTGCCTGTGAAACAAAGGCAAAAGAACTCCAGGCCAATTTCCTGGTCCCCGGATTCCGCTTTGATGAGGAGAGCGGCCATCGAAGGGCATCCAAGGGCAGAGGGGTCTTAATAGAGACCCTCAAATTTATAAAAAAGCACTCTCTCGGTTCGATGCGACTCAAACTTGCCGGCGCGGTCAATGTCTATGGGCCGGGGATCTTTCCTATAAAGGTATCTACGGGCTGCCTCAACGCCTGTTCCTATTGCGGCGTGAAGCTCAGCCGTGGAAATGTGAAGAGCAAATCCATCGACAGCATCATGGAAGAGGCCGAAAAGGGACTCGACTCCAACTATAGGGAATTTGGACTCATAGGAACAGATGTGGGGGCCTATGGCAGAGATTTAGGAATGGATCTTCTCGTCCTCCTCAGAGAATTGGTCAAATTGCCGGGCGATTTCAAGATGAGATTACGCAACATTAATCCGCGGTTCCTCATCATGATGATGCCCGGGCTGAAGGAGATTTTGCGAACGGGAAAGATATCCTATATCGGAACGGCGGCGGAATCAGGGAGTGACAGGATTTTAGGGCTGATGAATAGGGGCTACAGAATCAGCGAATACAAAGAAGCTGTTCGCCAACTGAACCGTGAATTTCCTGAGATCCTCATCCGGACACAATTGATGGTGGGATTTCCGACTGAGTCAGATCGTGATTTTAAAGAGACCTGTAGCTTGCTGGATGATCTGCGCTTTGACTATGTAGAAGTGTACCGGTTTCAGAGACGGCCCGGGACACGGGCGGCGTTAATGGATGGAGAAATTGACAGAGAAACCATGAAGAGAAGGTTCCATCGGCTGCAGATTAAATCCCAGGTAACTGGATTAATAAGAAAAAGGCAGATTATTGGTGAATTTAAGAAAAGGTTAATAATGCCACCCGCTAATGATATGCTCTGATGCAATATGATAAGTGTATCCTGCTGGATTAGGAATGGAACATGAGAATAACGACCGCGGGCCTCGTAAACACTCCCTTTGATCAGCCCATCACCTATCACTACCTGCCCGCGTATGGTTACAGCGCATACATTTCTGGGATGGGGCCGGTTCTGAAAATCGAGACCGATGACTCACTCGATCAGTCGGCTTCTGATACGGTCCTGCAATTTAAGATCAGCGAGATCGGCTATTCCACATCCACCAGCTGGAAGAACGGCCTTCTGGGCCTGGACGTGTTCCCGGAACTCCCCGAAGGCCTCGATGTCTATCTCGAACGCCTCACAACCCCGACCCGCGCCACGCTAGAACTCCAATCCGTCAATAAAACCTTCGTTAAACTCCCCATCACCCTTATCCCATGCTGGCATTGGCCGCACAGCCGCGAGGCGAGAATCTCCGTGGCGGCGCATGTGCTGCCCGGGGAGGAGATGATCCAGCGCATCGCAAATGCGGCATCCGCCACATACACAAAAAAGACGGGATCCTCGCCACTCTCAGATCTTATCGGCGCCGGCAAGCCGGACGCCGCTCGCACAAGCATGAAAGCCGTCTACGACTGGCTCATTGAAAACACATCGATCGCCTACGACGCGCCGCGGCCGGTCTTCGATGAATGGTGCAAGGCGAGCTATCAGGAGATCCGTCCGCCGCACCGGCTGATCACTCATCCGTGGGAGTTGCAAGGGGCCGCGAATTGCCTCGACATGACAGTGTTTCTCGCATCCGTCCTTGAAGCGCTGGGGCTGAAGCCGCTGGTATTCTTCACCGGCGGCATCGAAGAGGCGCCGAACCACGGCTTCCTCGGATGCTGGCGTGAGCGCACGCATCGCTTCCGGCCGATTCTCACCGGCCATCGCGCTTTGAAAGAGAGGGTGGAGCGGGGCGAGATTCTCGTGCTGGAATCGACGGGTGTCTGCCAGGGGCCGCGCCGCCTCGATTTTGAGGCGGCACAAAAGAGGTCGCAGGATTTCTTTAACAAGACGGATGAGATTCACGCCGTTGACATCGCCGCCGCGCGGCCGCCGTACGGCGCGGTGCGACCCATGCTGATTCCTGACGAACCGGTGGTGCGGCAGGCTTATGGGCAGGCGCGGGATTTGGCGGATGAGTTTGCGCTGAAACATGGGGAGACGATCCACATCCTGTACGGTCTCTGCGCGGCGAAGGGGGAGATCACGAGCTGGCTTATGGCATCGTGCGGCAGCTCGGCGGAAAACGTGCGGGAGATCATCGCGAGACATTTGCCACGGGGCAAGAGTGGGGGTAAAGGAGCGGTTTCCCGTAAAGACACGCGCAATGCCGAGATCTGCCGCAACACGGCGCGCTCCAATGCGCGCATCGCGGGGAGCTCCGTCGTGCGCGAGTCGGATCTGCTCTGGGCGATCCTCGAAAATCCCAGCCGCAATGTGGGGCGGATTCTTGAAGCGGCGGGATGCCCGCACCTGGTGGCGATTGAGACATTGCACCGGCGCTTCCGGCGTCCGGGCGAGATGACCGAGTCGCGGACACTGCGGTCGGCCACGGACCTGGGCCGTGAGTCGGAGCAGGATCCGGGCCCTGAGGCGGATCAGGAGGAGCGTCGATGATGAAATCCGGTCCGCATTGCCCCGGTCGGTTATGCCGTCGCAATTGGGGCCGGCCTCAAATTCAAACCCCGGGATCTGTATTTTGTGGTGCGCTGTTTTTGTTCTCTGTTTCAGGTGACACCGCCGCGACCTCATCCCACGTCTGTACAAGTTGACCGACAAACAGGCT of the Candidatus Eisenbacteria bacterium genome contains:
- a CDS encoding class A beta-lactamase-related serine hydrolase — protein: MEPERDIGMSAPDNSKNITPASTLPRRTFLEFLAIVPPALALSLCSISDVFGQGHTDADLEYQIESYIKKQRARSAITSDEETSWSIYDFTKSKKLVSINEDVPRQAASMIKPFVALAYFYKASEDRKRYPYNSRMQNRMRNMIQHSNNSATNQVLDILSNKGRGRGPQETEAILKAKAPGIFQQTRIVERIPAEGSTYRNMASAHDYSRFLFALWQNSFPYSTELKRLMLLPNKDRIYTGARKVPIGTHVYDKTGTTARLCGNMGVLIAKGRNGKEYPYSLIGIIEKRTRTNNLTRWIKSRGNVIREVSNITYAYLQQKHNLI
- a CDS encoding radical SAM protein, whose translation is MMNSTSSVYVTTNGCPENRIDSARLVEFFKRNGWIITDNLQQADFIFFNACGLTQEAEEYSIKIIKYLQDKKRPSAELFVWGCLPKINESRVREVYQGITFGSDDLTKLDELFACETKAKELQANFLVPGFRFDEESGHRRASKGRGVLIETLKFIKKHSLGSMRLKLAGAVNVYGPGIFPIKVSTGCLNACSYCGVKLSRGNVKSKSIDSIMEEAEKGLDSNYREFGLIGTDVGAYGRDLGMDLLVLLRELVKLPGDFKMRLRNINPRFLIMMMPGLKEILRTGKISYIGTAAESGSDRILGLMNRGYRISEYKEAVRQLNREFPEILIRTQLMVGFPTESDRDFKETCSLLDDLRFDYVEVYRFQRRPGTRAALMDGEIDRETMKRRFHRLQIKSQVTGLIRKRQIIGEFKKRLIMPPANDML
- a CDS encoding ribonuclease H-like domain-containing protein, which produces MKLLSFDIEISDIFELQRHEDMEKYAPFHISVAATAIMGGEERIWYSKDGEGRPALNLTRERAHELLEYLDEMQQKEFMVCAWNGLSFDLKWIGHQAEDMALAARIALKSYDPMFQFFNLAGFPVGLAKVAEGMNIAQEKLMDGADAPKRWRAGHHQEVMDYCLGDCQMTNLIVQAIVEARQIRWVTSRGDVSSKPMPRLKSVEEVIQDPEPDQSWMSQPIPKAKFYEWIP
- a CDS encoding serine hydrolase is translated as MGGTRQADSRRQVVRLAAGIPNKKYGYFLLGLIIERAGGASYAEQLQDRICAPAGMTHTRGDDNDAFRRLHAVANNPNSCYNLQMCVVYEVTAL